Proteins encoded by one window of Fusarium graminearum PH-1 chromosome 1, whole genome shotgun sequence:
- a CDS encoding copper amine oxidase 1 codes for MPLPHPLSALSTVETNLARDIVKAAHPGALLYFRQSYLFEPPKEEVLKFLELEHSNALHAASPRPDRCAQVFYDIIGGESKTQYYESVVDLTKKTIVDQQVVSSEHQSSLTLYEFDEVVKAVGESELFKEKLAKIKLPPGFEIVVEPWPYGAPDLEDGNTRFFQALIFARDTQNGHPDSNFYAYPVPLIPVMDALTKKIVRVEEPATGGKGDSLTEKTHAPGLLDHCKPAEYVPELVEGGTRKDLKPLMIVQPQGPSFSVTEGNLVQWQKWRMRVTFNPREGAVIHDIRYDGRPILYRLSISDMTVPYADPRAPYHRKQAFDFGDGGLGHCVNSLALGCDCLGVIKYFDGVLIDSDGTALDTKNAICLHEQDNGIGWKHTDWRTGRAVVTRRRELVIQFIITLANYEYVFNYKFDQAAGIVVEARATGIVSVVNIDPGKTSDWGNVVSPGALAQNHQHVFCVRIDPSIDGTENTVVQEESLPLRMDKRTNPNGNLYEVCQKQITTSQGLDAAPFNNRVFKVQNLNKRNPISGKPVGYKITPPPTQLLLADPNSVQAKRALFAKRHMWVTKYKDHELYAGGRYTLQSKLEVGGVADAANRCDDVLNQDLVLWSVFGLTHNPRSEDWPVMPVEMLQLHITPSDFFTRNPAIDVPSDKDIGSKLTSGCCKEEGPKL; via the exons ATGCCTCTCCCACATCCCCTTTCAGCCCTGAGTACAGTGGAAACCAACCTTGCACGCGACATTGTGAAAGCGGCACACCCTGGTGCATTGCTCTACTTTAGACAATCCTACCTTTTTGAGCCTCCCAAGGAGGAAGTTCTGAAGTTCTTGGAACTTGAACACTCTAATGCTTTACACGCTGCATCTCCAAGACCTGACCGTTGCGCTCAGGTCTTTTACGACATTATTGGTGGTGAATCAAAGACTCAATACTATGAGTCTGTAGTCGATCTCACAAAAAAGACCATTGTGGACCAGCAAGTTGTCAGTTCCGAGCATCAATCTAGCTTGACGCT CTACGAATTCGACGAGGTCGTCAAGGCAGTCGGAGAATCAGAGCtcttcaaagagaagctcgccaagatcaagctccCACCGGGGTTTGAGATTGTCGTCGAGCCATGGCCCTATGGTGCGCCAGATCTCGAGGATGGAAACACGCGTTTCTTCCAAGCCCTGATCTTTGCGCGTGACACTCAAAACGGACACCCTGACTCTAACTTCTACGCCTACCCCGTGCCTCTTATTCCAGTGATGGACGCGCTTACCAAAAAGATTGTCCGCGTTGAAGAACCAGCTACAGGAGGCAAGGGCGACAGTCTTACAGAAAAGACCCACGCGCCTGGTCTACTTGACCACTGCAAGCCTGCAGAGTATGTTcctgagcttgttgagggtGGCACACGGAAGGATCTGAAGCCTTTGATGATTGTGCAGCCTCAAGGCCCAAGTTTCTCTGTCACGGAAGGAAACTTGGTGCAGTGGCAGAAGTGGCGCATGAGAGTCACTTTCAACCCTCGTGAAGGTGCTGTTATTCATGACATTCGATACGATGGACGTCCTATCCTATACAGATTGAGTATCAGCGACATG ACTGTTCCTTATGCTGATCCTCGAGCACCTTACCATCGCAAGCAAGCCTTCGACTTTGGTGACGGCGGTCTTGGCCACTGTGTCAACAGTCTAGCTCTCGGATGCGATTGCTTAGGGGTTATCAAG TACTTCGATGGTGTCCTCATCGACTCAGATGGAACAGCCTTGGATACAAAGAACGCAATCTGTCTCCATGAGCAAGACAACGGTATCGGCTGGAAGCACACCGACTGGCGCACTGGCCGAGCCGTTGTTACCCGCCGACGCGAGTTGGTTATCCAATTCATTATCACCCTGGCCAACTACGAGTACGTCTTTAACTACAAGTTTGACCAAGCAGCGGGTATTGTCGTAGAAGCCCGCGCAACAGGAATTGTCTCCGTTGTCAACATTGACCCTGGCAAGACCAGCGACTGGGGCAACGTCGTTAGCCCTGGCGCACTTGCGCAAAACCATCAACACGTCTTCTGTGTCAGAATAGATCCTTCTATTGATGGCACAGAGAACACTGTCGTCCAAGAAGAGAGTCTCCCTTTGAGGATGGATAAGCGGACAAACCCCAATGGTAACTTGTATGAGGTTTGCCAGAAACAAATCACCACATCTCAAGGTCTCGACGCAGCCCCGTTCAACAACAGGGTCTTCAAGGTGCAAAACCTTAACAAACGAAACCCCATATCTGGAAAGCCGGTCGGCTACAAAATCACACCACCACCCACTCAACTCCTGCTTGCCGACCCTAACAGCGTGCAAGCCAAACGCGCACTCTTCGCAAAGCGCCACATGTGGGTTACAAAGTACAAGGACCACGAACTTTACGCGGGTGGCCGGTACACTTTGCAGTCCAAGCTTGAAGTCGGAGGTGTAGCCGACGCAGCTAATCGGTGCGATGATGTGCTGAATCAGGATCTTGTCCTGTGGAGTGTCTTTGGACTTACGCATAACCCTCGAAGCGAGGATTGGCCGGTCATGCCTGTCGAGATGCTTCAGCTGCATATTACGCCGTCAGACTTTTTCACAAGGAACCCGGCAATTGATGTGCCGAGTGACAAGGATATCGGATCCAAGTTGACATCGGGATGCTGCAAGGAAGAGGGACCCAAGTTGTAA